DNA from Gramella sp. MAR_2010_147:
ATTTATTATAATTTTATAGCTGAAGCTTCCCTGATTGTGGCGGCTTATTTTTATTTTTGCAAAAAGCTTAAGAATGTTAGAAGCATCATTATCTGGAGTATTAAAAACGGTACTCATCGTTTTATTAGTATACTTTGGTTTGAAAATATTATTCCGCTACTTCGGACCGCTTATTTTGAAATATTTTATGAGAAAAATGGGGCGTAAGTTTGAAAAGCAATTCAATCAGCAATTTGGAGGTGATCAAAGTACTCAGGAAAAAAAAGGAAAAGTAAGTATAGACAAGAAACCTAAGGGGAATAAAGGATCCAATAAAAATGTTGGTGAATATATCGATTACGAAGAAATTGATTAATTTCGGATTTTAACAAAGCTTACTATTTTGGCTTTGTTTCGCACAAAATTGTGGTTAAAATCAAAGATCCGATTAATGGCTAAATTGAAGCAATTCTTACCTCATCTGCTTGTATTGGCAGGTTTTATTTTATTATCATTATTTTATTTTAATCCCGTACTACAGGGTAAAGAGATTTTCCAGAGCGATATTGTTCAATATATCGGGATGGCTCAGGAACAAAAAGATTTTAGAGCTGAAACCGGGGAGGAGCCCTACTGGACAGATGCAGCTTTTGGCGGTATGCCAACCTATCAATTAGGGGCATACTATCCTCATAATTACGTTAAAGAACTGGACAGTTTATTAAGGTTCTTACCCAGACCGGCAGATTACTTATTCCTTTATTTTATAGGTTTTTATATTCTTCTTCTATGTATGAAGGTAGATTATAAACTGGCATTTCTGGGATCTATAGCATTTGGGTTTTCTACCTATCTTATCATCATCCTGGGAATAGGACATAATTCCAAAGCACATGCGATAGCATATATGCCGATGGTTCTCGCGGGGATCATTTCAATTTTCAGAAACAGGAATATCTGGAGTTTTTTATTGCTAACAGTGGCAATGGCCCTCGAAATTCAGGCGAATCATTTTCAGATGACCTATTATTTATTGCTATTAGTAATCATTCTGGGAATCGCATATCTGGTTGATGCTTATCAAAAAAAGTTACTTCCAAAGTATTTCAAATCACTAGGAGTGATGGTTGTGGCCGTAATTATTGCCATTGCTGCGAATGCTACAAATCTTATGGCTACCAGTGAATATGCACAATTCAGTACAAGAGGAGAATCAGAATTAAGCATTCAGCCAAATGGAGGTCCAAAAGAAAAATCAGGTTTAGGCTATGAATACATTACTTCTTACAGCTATGGAATTTTAGAAAGTTTTAATCTCATGGTTCCCAGGTTTATGGGAGGTGGAAGTTCTGAAAATATAGGAAAAGATTCGAATATTTATGATGCATTGATAGAAATTGGTGCATCACCAACCCAGGCAGCCGGTTTTACGGAAAATGCTCCGACTTATTGGGGTGATCAACCTTATGTTGGAGCTCCGGCATATATAGGAGCTACTGTAATTTTTCTTTTTGTATTCGCACTCTTTTTAATACGGGGACGATTAAAATGGTGGATCGTTGGCGGAAGTATTTTGGCTTTAGTATTAAGCTGGGGTAAAAACTTCGAATTTCTAACACGTTTTTTTATAGAATTCGTGCCATTATATGATAAGTTTAGAGCGATTACTTCTATACAGGTTATACTTGAACTTTGCTTACCGCTACTAGCTGTACTCGGACTTTATAAATTATTTCTGAAAGAAATTAAATCTGAAGAAAAACTGTATGCTTTAAAATGGTCCTCGATCATTACTGGAGGATTACTTTTAGTTTTTTTTCTCTTTAAGTCTGTGCTTTTTGATTTTGCTGGGGCAAGTGATGCTACGTATAGCAAACAATTCGGGATGGATTTTATGAATGCACTGGAAGAGGATAGAAAAAGTATTTTCACATCAGACGTAATAAGATCATTAATATTTGTCCTAATCGCTGCCGGGTTAATTTTGGCCTATTTAAAGTCTAAAGTGAACCGGAATATGGTTATTGGAGGATTGATAATTTTAATTTTAGTGGATCTTATTGGGGTTGATAAGCGTTACGTAAATGAAGATGACTTTGTTCAGGCCAGAGAAATGGAACAGCCTTTTCAAAAACTGGAAGCTGATGCTGCTATTCTCGAAGATAAGACCCATTATAGGGTGTTTGATGTTTCCGGAGATCCTTTTAATACTGGTAGAACCTCTTATTATCATAATGCGATTGGAGGATATCATGCCGCGAAACCTGGTAGAATCCAGGATTTATTCGACTTTTATATTTCTCAGAATAATATGAAAATATTGAGCATGTTGAATGTGAAGTATTTCATTGTTCCTACAGAGAATGGCGTGCAGGCACAGCAAAACCCTGAAGCCTTTGGAAATGCATGGTTGGTAAAAGACATAAAATGGGTGGAGAATCAGGATGAAGAAATTCTAAGCCTTAAGGATACCGATCTTAGGACTACCGCTGTAGTTAATTCTGGGTTTAGAGCAGATGTTTCAGAAGAATTTAAATTTGATGAAACGGCTAAAATTGAACTTGTAACATACCAGCCAAATAAATTGAAATATGAATTTTCAGCGGCTTCTAATCAGTTTGTAGTTTTTTCTGAAAACTATTATCAACCAGGCTGGCAGGCTTATATTAATGGTGAAGCTGTTCCTCATGTTCAGGTAAATTATGTACTAAGAGGGATGAACGTTCCAGCAGGAGATCACGAGGTTGTTTTTAAATTTGAACCTGAAGTAGTAAAAACCGGAAGTAGGATCGCCTTGATAAGTTCAATCTTAATAGGACTTGTTATTATTGGAGGAGTTGGTTATGAATTGAAAAAAAGAAAATGATCCTGTCATTTATTATTGAATGAAGAAAGTTCTTATTATAACATATTACTGGCCACCGGCCGGAGGCCCGGGTGTTCAACGCTGGCTTAAATTTGTTAAATATTTAGGGAGTTTTGATATTGAGCCGGTAGTATATATTCCTGAGAACCCTAGTTACCCAATTATCGATAAAAGTTTTGAAAAGGAGATTCCAGAGGGGATAGAAGTGATTAAACAGAATATCTTTGAGCCTTATTCAATTGCCCAGATTTTCTCTAAAAAGGATACTGAAACTATTAGTTCGGGAATAATTCAGAAGGAAGAAAATCAGAGCATACTTCAAAAGGCAATGCTTTATATTCGCGGGAATTATTTTATCCCGGATGCACGTAAATTCTGGATCAAACCTTCCGTAGAATTTTTAAAAAAAGAAATTGAAAAAGGAGACTATCATGCTATTATTACTACCGGTCCTCCGCATAGTCTTCATTTAATTGGATTAAAGTTAAAACAAAGTTTGCAAGTAAATTGGATAGCAGACTTTCGTGACCCCTGGACGCAGATAGGTTATCATGAAAAACTGAAATTGAATAAGAAGTCACGAAAAAAACATGAGGCTCTTGAAAAAAAAGTTTTAAACACTGCAGATCATATTATTACTACCAGTTTTACTACGAAAAAAGAGTTTGAAGAAAAGACCACAAAACCAATAACCGTAATCACTAATGGTTTTGACACCGAATTAACGGAAAAGACATACCAAAACAAACAATTTGAACTTGCCCATATAGGTTCTTTATTATCTGGTAGAAATCCTGAAAATCTTTGGAGGGTTTTAAGTGAACTTATAGAAGAGCAGGAAGAATTCAGGAGTAATTTTAAATTAAGACTTGCCGGAAAGCTTAGTGAAGATGTATTAGAGAGCCTTAAAAAATATGGGCTTCATAAATATTTGAGGAATGAGGGATATGTGAGTCATTCAAAGGCAGTGAAATTACAAAGACAAGCTTCCCTGTTATTATTGATTGAGATAGATGCTGAAGAGACCAGAGGTATTATACCCGGTAAGATCTTTGAATACCTGGCCGCGAAAAGACCAATTTTAGCGATTGGTCCCGAAAACTGGGATGCAGAAAGAATAATTTCAGAAACCGAATCTGGAAAATTCTTTGCTTATAATGATACTTCAGGAATTAAAAGCCATATAGAAGGACTATTTCAGAAATTTAAAGACAATATTCCAGCGAATACCTCTCATCATATTGAAAAATATCATCGTAAGTCACTTTCAGAAACTTTGGCACAACTTATTAAGCAGGTCTAAATGGGAATCATAATAAATCAGTCCTTCAAGAACATGGTGACCACGTATATCGGGTTCGGGATTGGGGCGGTTAATACACTATTCCTGTTTACTTATTTCCTTGAGAAGGAGTATTATGGTCTGGTTAGTTACCTATTATCAGCAGCAAATCTTATCTGGCCATTCCTGGTATTTGGTGTTCATAGTACTTTGATTAAATTCTTTACATCCTATAAAACCCGGGGAGACCAGGATAGACTCCTGAATTTTGCTCTGATCACACCTGCAATTGCAGGACTGATTATTGGTGTCTTTGGTCTGTTATTTTACAATTATCTGCTCGAATATTTCAAAGGTGAAAATGACCTCGTACAACCCTTTATCTGGTTGATATTTTTAATTGCCATGGCTACCTCGTATTTTGAAGTCTTCTTTTCATGGTCAAAGATCTATTATAAAAGCGCTTTCGGAAATTTGATGAAGGAAGTTTTTCATAGATTATGTATTAGTATTCTATTATTTGGAGTTTATTTTAGATGGATTAGTGTAGAGTTTTTTATTTATGGAATCTCTGCGGTATTTGTTATTAGAACCATACTAATGGCTATGTATGCTTTTTCCCTGCACAGGCCAAAATTCAGCTTCAAATTCCCTAAAAATATAGCTCCCGTTGTAAAATACTCTTCACTCATTCTTTTGGCAGCATCTGTAGCTACCGTTCTGTTAGACCTGGATAAAGTAATGATTGAGCATTATTTGCCAATAGAGAATGTCGCAATTTATGGAATCGCTGTTTATATCGCTACAGTGATCTCTGTTCCGCAAAAAGCAATGCACCAGATTACGAATCCTCTTACCGCTGAAATGCTTAATAAAAAGGACAGGTCTGGCCTGAAAGAACTCTATGAAAAGAGCTCCTTGAATCTTCTTATAATTAGCGGACTCATTTTTATCTGGATCATCACCAATGTGAATTCTTTGTATGAATTGATTCCCGAGGAATATAGCGTTAGCATTTTAGTAGTTCTACTTATCTCTTTAGTCAAACTTTACGATAATTTCTTAGGGAATAACAACAGTATTTTATTTAATTCAGATTATTATAGAATTGTATTGGGAGTAGGAGTGATCCTGGTTATTGTGGCCTTTGTTCTTAATTTATATTTTATACCTCAATTTGGAGTTGAGGGAGCAGCGATTGCAAGTTTTATAGCTTTTGCAGCTTACAATACATCTAAAATTTTTATTGTATTTAAAAAATTCAGGATTCATCCCTTTACTTCTAAAAGCTGGCTGACAATGATTTTAGTGATAGCGTTTAGTTTAGGATTTTACTTTTTAAATTTTCCGCTACATCCATTTCTGAATATTACTTTAAAATCCATTCTTGCCGGTGTATTATATCTTGGGATTATTTATTCGTTTCGGTTTTCAGAAGATATCAATCAAATGATCGATAGATTTTTGAAAAGGTCATAAAACGAGAAAACCCCATCAGCTTGGGAGCTTCAAGGGTTTTCTAACTAACCAACCAAAAAATTAAATTATGAACTTGTCATCTATATTCTATTATCCACATTTCGTGCCGAACTTCTTGATCTGGAAGAATTTTTTGATCTAATTCCTTGAGACCCTGAAGTTCCTGAAGAAGTTCTTGTTCTAACTGAAGAACTACTTTGCCTACTTGTTGGACGTTTTATTGCTGATTTCCTTGCAGAACTTCTTGAGCTTTTTTCTATAGATCTACTTCTAGTAGCTGGAGCCGAACGTTCCACTCTGGAATTACTTCTGGTTTGAACTGATCTTCCTTTAGTGGCAGAACCCAATCTTTCCACTCTACCTGTCGTTCTGCTTTCTATTCTTGCAGATCTTTGCTGAGGACTTTTAAAAGATCTTTCTCTTGTTGAAGTTTGTCTTTTCTGCGGAGTGCTCTCTATTCTTGATGATCTGCCTTTGGAATTTGTACTTCTTGCTTTACTCTCACTTACTACCCGAGATCTATTAGTATTTATAGCTCCTCTATCAGTATCTTTTCTAGTGGTTCTGGAATTTACCGAAGTAGATCTATTTCTATTAGAGTAAGATTTGCTTCTTGCAGAGGTGTTTCTGGTGTTTCCAATATTACTGCTTCCACGAGATCTTACCTGGGCGATACTACGCTTAGTATTAGTTCTGGAACCATAATTATAAGATCTTACTTTTTGAGACGGTCTGTAAAAATTTCTTTTTCTTTTATTATTTATATAATAGTTGTTGTAAACCGTAACATAATTATCATAAGATATTCTTTGTGGCTCGTAATAGGCACGATAAGGTCTCCCAAATACGATACTTACATTTACATTAGGTCGGCGATAGTAATCGTGCCATGGCCTGTATACATATCGTCTATTATAAGGATTTATATAACCGGTATAGTGAGTAATGTGACGATGATGATTATAATGTACATGTAAATTCCCTACCCTAGCAAGACGGCCAAAATTATTATATCTCATATAGATATCACCAGCCTGGATAATACGCCCATAATAATCATAATAAATAGGAATATTTTCAATCTGGATTACTGCACCATAATCATCATACTGCACAAATGGTTCATAGTTATAACCTGAATTATAGCTTATATTTACATTAGGAGAAGATATATGTACAGAGTTACCTCTTGCAAAATCTGGATTAAAATAAAAATCGAATTCACCATTGGGATAAACCGCAAATTCAACGCCTCCTTCAACAAAAATGAATGAATCGTTATAATTAGTATAAGTAGTGGTGGCTGGCTTAGAATTTACGGATGCAGATACTGACCATCCAATAAATAAGAATGCGAAAATAAGGGTCAGGTTTCTCATGGTAGTAGCGTATTTAATTAAGAACATTTTTCTTAACAGATACAAAGCGCGTGCCAAAGTCCGTAAACAGTAAGCTGACGGAGTAGTCTCTCTTAATTTAAATTTTTAAATCACTGTAAATTAAATAGTTATTGTTAATAAAGTTTTTCCTTAAGATATTTTGAAGTAAAAGATTTTTTGACTTTGCTTAGTTCTTCTGGTGTTCCCTCGGCAACCAGGTAACCTCCGTTCTCACCACCTTCAGGGCCAAGATCTATAACATAATCGGCGCATTTAACAAGATCCATATTATGTTCAATGACAATAACAGTATGACCTTTTGAAATTAACGCATTAAAAGATTTTAATAATTTCTTGATGTCGTGAAAATGTAATCCTGTGGTGGGTTCATCAAAAATAAATAGTGCTTTGGTCTTTGTATTTCCTTTGACAAGGAATGAAGCTAATTTTATTCGTTGTGCTTCACCACCAGATAAGGTAGAGGAGCTTTGTCCCAATTGCACATACCCCAGACCTACATCTTTTAAAGGTTTTAATTTCTTTACGATCTTACTTTGATCGTGATCTTCAAAGAAACTAGTAGCGTCATCTATCGTCATATTTAGAATATCATCAATATTCTTGTCGTGAAAGGTGACTTCAAGCACTTCTTTCTTAAAACGCTTTCCATTACAGGCTTCACATTCTAAATGGACATCGGCCATAAATTGCATTTCTATGGTAACCTCTCCTTCACCTTTACAGGTTTCGCATCTACCTCCATCTACATTAAAAGAGAAATGTTTCGCCTTAAAGCCTCTTAACTTAGCCAGTCTCTGACTAGCAAAAAGGTTTCGAATATCATCATAGGCTTTAATATAAGTAACGGGATTAGACCTGGAAGATCGTCCAATAGGGTTCTGATCTACGAACTCTACGGTTCCAAGACTTTTAAAACTTCCTTCAGTACCACTAAACTGCCCGGCCTTTTCGCCATATCCTCCAATTTCCTTCTGTACCGCAGGATATAAAATTTTTCTTACCAACGTGCTCTTGCCACTGCCTGAAACCCCTGTAATGGCTGTAAATACTCCTAATTGGAATTCTACATCGATATTTTTCAGGTTATTTTCTCTTGCACCAAGAACTTTGATCTTATTTTTCGATGTCCTTCTTTTCTCTGGAATTTCAATTTCCATTTTTCCATTAAGATAGCTTGCGGTAAGAGAATCAGATTTTAAGATATCTTTCATGGTTCCTGTCGCGACCACATGACCACCTTTAGTTCCTGCTTCGGGACCAATATCGATGATCTCATCTGCAGCATTCATGATCTCTTCATCATGCTCCACCACAATCACCGTGTTTCCCAGATCACGAAGATGTTTTAATACACCTATAAGTTTTTCGGTATCTTTTGGATGCAGTCCAATAGAAGGCTCGTCTAGTATATACATAGAACCAACCAAACTACTTCCCAAAGAAGTCGCAAGATTTATTCTTTGCGATTCCCCTCCAGAGAGCGTATTGGACTTTCTATTTAGGGTTAAATAATCAAGACCTACATTGGAAAGAAACTCTAGCCTGTTTTTTATTTCAGTTAATAAACGTTTGGCTATTTTTTCATCATATTCATTTAACTCCAGATCCTTAAAAAACGGTCTCACCTTATCCAAAGGTTTTTCTACCAGATCTGTAATGCTGTGATCATTGATCTTTACATATTGTGCTTCCGGCCTTAAACGTTTACCCTTACAAGCTGAACATTTTGTCTTTCCCCTGTACCGAGAGAGCATAACCCTGTTCTGGATTTTATAAGCTTTACTTTCAAGGAATTCAAAGAATTGATTGAGTCCTTCAAAATATTGATTTCCATTCCAAACCAGATCTTTTTGCTCATCGCTCAATTCGAAATATGGTTTATGAATTGGGAAATCGAATTTATGAGAATTATTAACCAGCTGGTCTCTGTACCAACTCATGCTATCACCGCGCCACGGAAAGATCGCGTTTTCATAAACAGATAATCCGGTATTGGGAATTACTAACTCTTCATCAATCCCGATAACATCTCCATAACCCTCACATTTAGGACAGGCTCCATATGGATTATTAAAACTGAATAAATGTACATTGGGTTCCAGAAAACTTATACCATCCAGTTCAAATTTATTGCTGAAATGCCTCGAGCTGTTATCGGAAAGTTTTTCTATAAACAATTCTCCTTTTCCTTCAAAAAAAGCTGCTTCAACTGCATCTGCCAGTCGATTATAGAAATCTTCCTCGTCTTTTGTAATAATTCTGTCTACAACTAGCCAGGTATTATCATCCTTAGCTTTACTAAGGTCGGTTTCATCAATTCTTACAACTTCATCATTCAATTTTATTCGGCTATATCCTTGCTGAGCCAGAATTTTAATTTTTTTCTCAAGAGAACGACCTTCTTCAACATGAATGGGAGCCAGCAATAGAAGTTTCTCTCTTTCAGGAAAATCTTTTATGAAATTTATAACATCTGTGACCGTATCTTTTTTTACCTCATTTCCTGAAACAGGGGAGTAGGTTTTCCCAATTCTTGCAAAGAGCAGTTTTAAATAATCATATATTTCAGTAGAGGTTCCAACCGTAGATCTTGGATTGGTAGAATTTACTTTCTGTTCAATGGCAATAGCAGGAGCTATCCCTTTAATATAGTCTACTTTAGGCTTATTAAGACGTCCCAAAAACTGCCTGGCATAGGAGCTTAGACTCTCAACGTAGCGACGCTGACCTTCAGCATACAAAGTGTCAAAAGCTAAACTTGATTTACCTGAACCAGATAAACCAGTAATCACTACAAGCTTATTCCGGGGAATAATAGCATTGATATTTTTTAGGTTGTGCAACTTTGCACCTTTGATAATAATATTTTGCTTTGGATCTACTTTAGATATATTTGCTGTCATGCTTCGTTTCTGCTAAAACGGCAAAGTTACTCAATATGGAGCGGGAAATAAAGCTAGAAAAAACTTATAGTATTGTTAAAATATTAAGGTTTTATTTGTAATTCTCAATTTTATCTTACTATATTTGAGCCATAACCGAAAATCATAGTTGCCTATTAAGCACAGTTACTTTTTTAAAACTAAATAACCTAATCCACGGGAATTACTTATTCCTGTACATTAAAGTAACTGTTATGAATAACACTAAGGTAACTGACGCCTCGCTCGTTCGTGATTATCTTGATGGAAATGAAAACGCACTTGGCGCCCTCATCAATCGTCACCAACATCGTATTTACAGTTTTATTTTTTCGAAAGTCTTTGACAGGGATATCGCAGAAGATATTTTCCAGGACACCTTCATTAAAGTAATTCGTACTTTGAAGCGAGGAAAGTATAACGAAGAAGGGAAGTTTCTTCCATGGGTAATGCGTATCTCACACAACCTGGTCATAGATCATTTCAGGAAAAATAAAAGAATGCCCAAATTTGACAATAGTGGGGATTTTAATATTTTTTCAGTTTTAAGTGATGGGAGTTTAAATGCTGAAAAACAACTGATCAAAGATCAGATTGAAATGGATGTACAGGAGTTAATCAAGGAATTGCCTGAAGATCAATTGGAGGTTCTAACCATGCGTATCTATAAAGATATGAGTTTCAAAGAAATTTCAGAACGTACCGGAGTTAGTATTAATACAGCCTTAGGGCGAATGCGATATGCGCTTATAAATCTTCGAAAAATTATAGAAAAGAGAAACTTAATTTTAACCAATTAATAAGAGCAATATCCCCCCAATTGTTTCGTTATTCTATTAAACCATCACAAAACAATAACAAATGGGGAAACTTTACTTTAAAAAATCTTCAAAAGAAGAAAAAATCAATCATCCACAACCAAAAAAAGAGACGATTGCGTTTCTTTTGAATTATTCGAAAGCTCTTAATGTAATTGAATACAAGAAGATGAAGTTTGAATCGCTTCTGAATTAATTTATAAGAAGACCTGTAATATTAGCCTGCGGGTCTTTTTTATTTCTTTTTCTTCAAATACTCATTTATAGTGCTCTTTCTTCCAATCGTTTTGGTGATCACATCTTTTTCAAGATTCCAGGCTCTTGCAGGAGAATACTGTCTCCCGTACCAAATAATTTGAAGATGTAATTTATTCCATAGATCTTTAGGGAATAATCTCTTCGCATCCTTTTCTGTCTGTGTTACATTTTTGCCATTGCTTAAATTCCAGCGATACATCAATCTGTGAATATGGGTGTCTACTGGAAAAGCCGGTACATTAAATGCCTGAGCCATTACTACACTGGCAGTTTTATGACCTACTGCAGGTAATTCTTCTAAGGCTTCAAAACTGGCAGGAACCTGTCCGTTATATTTTTCAATTAAAATTTCTGATAGTCCGTGAATTCCTTTAGATTTCATAGGTGAAAGTCCAACAGGTCTAATGATCTCCCTGATCTCTTCTACTGAAAGTTTTATCATCGCATATGGATTATCAGCTATCTCAAATAATCTGGGGGTAATTTGATTTACCTTAACATCAGTGCTTTGAGCAGAAAGAAGTACGGCTATTAATAATGTATAAGGATCCTTATGATCTAATGGAATAGGGATTTCCGGGTATATATCATTTAACGTTTCAATAATGAACTGTACCTTTTCCTGTTTGGTCATAAAGTTTTAATTTAGTGCAAAAGTAAGAATTATGACAACATTGAAAGAAGGGGATAAGGCCCCCGAATTTAAAGCTGAAGATCAGGACGGTAACAAAATTAATCTTTCAGACTATAAAGGAAAAAAATTGGTGCTATTTTTCTATCCAAAAGCCAGTACACCAGGTTGTACTGCAGAAGCATGCAATCTAAGCGATAATTATGATGCAATGAAGGAAAAGGGGTATGAGGTTTTAGGAGTAAGTGCCGATTCAAAAAAAAGACAACAGAATTTTAAGAATAAGTACGATTTTAAATATCCACTTTTAGCTGATGAAGAGAAAGAAGTGATTAATGCTTATGGCGTTTGGGGACCTAAAAAATTTATGGGGAAAGAATATGATGGAATTCATCGGACAACCTTTATCATTGATGAAAAAGGAATGATTGAAGAGGTGATAAAAAAAGTAAAGACCAAAGCTCACGCAGAACAGATCTTTGCTAATTAAAGGTTTTCTTCAACACTAATTAAAAAGGCGAATTTTTTATTCGTCTTTTTTTATAGATGCATTTTTAACGATAGCTGTACTATCGCAGTTTTCAATTTCTAATTCAATATTAGAAAAATTGGAAGCTCCATAAATTATGTAAATATTACAGGGTTTAGCATCTGTATCACTTTTATTAAAATCTACATCTCCTTTGTTTAGAATCTCAGAAACTACAGAAGTATCAATATTATTGGATGAGAAAAAATTCATTGAGTTTTTAGAAAACT
Protein-coding regions in this window:
- the bcp gene encoding thioredoxin-dependent thiol peroxidase — encoded protein: MTTLKEGDKAPEFKAEDQDGNKINLSDYKGKKLVLFFYPKASTPGCTAEACNLSDNYDAMKEKGYEVLGVSADSKKRQQNFKNKYDFKYPLLADEEKEVINAYGVWGPKKFMGKEYDGIHRTTFIIDEKGMIEEVIKKVKTKAHAEQIFAN
- a CDS encoding DUF4258 domain-containing protein codes for the protein MKFAHRLAYYGLGLFFGIVILIFFLGGKKTSCDYSPNARVLKNIRIKKRQFSKNSMNFFSSNNIDTSVVSEILNKGDVDFNKSDTDAKPCNIYIIYGASNFSNIELEIENCDSTAIVKNASIKKDE